The Actinomycetes bacterium genome window below encodes:
- a CDS encoding lysine 5,6-aminomutase subunit alpha has protein sequence MATRHTSRLGIDGADVRRARTLARQVGKPIVDLATRHTTVSVERATLRLAGLGGADPDGTPWVNRLADAVRADVGLDHGVSLPVWDALLRGEGDDLLTLAQKAAAGSVTFRIPEGKDATRAAAASRKAVAAGIKQIDRQRTARERMVAKVGDAPSKPWIYLIVATGDIHEDIPQAQAAAREGADVIAVIRSTGQSLLDFVPEGATREGFAGTYATQENFRLMRAALDDVSKELGRYVRLTNYASGLCMPEIAVLAGLERLDMMLNDSMYGILFRDINPVRTFVDQRFSRQVHARAGIVINTGEDNYLTTADAVDEAHTVTVSQLLNEYFAKEAGLEDWQLGLGHAFEINPDLPESFRLELAHALLARELFPKAPLKWMPPTKHMTGDVFRGYLLDGFFNLVGALTDQGILLVGMMTEAVVTPFLSDRDLALQNVRYVLDAAGNLHEDFRPAPGGFIQSRAHQVLDEAVDLLEAIVAEPGKAPLLEAIGDGTFGLMKRPADRGKGLDGVVRTSAGYYNPATDVLENDSAPVTARGGGR, from the coding sequence AGCCCATCGTCGACCTCGCCACCCGCCACACCACCGTCTCGGTCGAGCGGGCCACGCTCCGCCTCGCCGGACTGGGTGGCGCGGACCCGGACGGCACGCCGTGGGTGAACCGCCTCGCCGACGCCGTACGCGCGGACGTCGGCCTCGACCACGGCGTGAGCCTGCCGGTGTGGGACGCGCTGCTCCGGGGCGAGGGCGACGACCTGCTCACGCTGGCCCAGAAGGCCGCGGCCGGCTCGGTGACCTTCCGGATCCCCGAGGGCAAGGACGCGACCCGCGCCGCCGCGGCGTCGCGCAAGGCCGTCGCCGCCGGGATCAAGCAGATCGACCGCCAGCGCACGGCTCGCGAGCGGATGGTCGCCAAGGTCGGCGACGCCCCCAGCAAGCCGTGGATCTACCTGATCGTCGCCACCGGCGACATCCACGAGGACATCCCGCAGGCGCAGGCCGCCGCCCGCGAGGGTGCGGACGTGATCGCGGTCATCCGGTCCACCGGTCAGTCGTTGCTCGACTTCGTGCCCGAGGGCGCGACGCGCGAGGGCTTCGCCGGCACCTACGCGACGCAGGAGAACTTCCGCCTGATGCGCGCTGCCCTCGACGACGTCTCCAAGGAGCTGGGCCGCTACGTGCGGCTGACCAACTACGCCTCCGGCCTCTGCATGCCGGAGATCGCGGTCCTCGCCGGCCTCGAGCGGCTCGACATGATGCTCAACGACTCGATGTACGGGATCCTCTTCCGCGACATCAACCCGGTGCGCACGTTCGTCGACCAGCGCTTCTCCCGGCAGGTGCACGCCCGCGCCGGCATCGTCATCAACACCGGCGAGGACAACTACCTCACCACCGCCGACGCCGTCGACGAGGCCCACACCGTGACGGTGAGCCAGCTGCTGAACGAGTACTTCGCCAAGGAGGCCGGCCTCGAGGACTGGCAGCTCGGCCTCGGTCACGCGTTCGAGATCAACCCCGACCTGCCGGAGTCGTTCCGGCTGGAGCTCGCGCACGCGCTGCTGGCGCGCGAGCTCTTCCCGAAGGCGCCGCTGAAGTGGATGCCGCCGACGAAGCACATGACCGGTGACGTGTTCCGCGGCTACCTGCTGGACGGCTTCTTCAACCTGGTGGGGGCGCTCACCGACCAGGGCATCCTGCTCGTCGGGATGATGACCGAGGCGGTGGTCACGCCGTTCCTGTCCGACCGCGACCTGGCGCTGCAGAACGTCCGCTACGTCCTGGACGCGGCAGGCAACCTGCACGAGGACTTCCGCCCGGCGCCCGGCGGCTTCATCCAGAGCCGGGCGCACCAGGTGCTCGACGAGGCGGTCGACCTGCTGGAGGCGATCGTGGCCGAGCCGGGCAAGGCCCCGCTGCTCGAGGCCATCGGGGACGGGACGTTCGGCCTGATGAAGCGGCCGGCCGACCGGGGCAAAGGCCTCGACGGGGTCGTGCGCACCTCGGCCGGCTACTACAACCCGGCCACCGACGTGCTCGAGAACGACTCCGCGCCGGTGACGGCCCGGGGAGGTGGCCGGTGA